TCCACCGTCGCCGCGCGCAGGCAGAAGCGCGAGCGCTGCGCCGCGATGCCAAAGACCGTGCCGGTGAGCAGACCGAAGAGCGCGGCGGTCGGGTTTTCTCCGAGTCGTTCGACGAGAGCGATAAGATCCATGGCGCGGGCTCCTTTTGGCGGGGACTCATGCCCGCATGCGAATATGTGCGCCTTGATTCAGATCATGGGCGCCACTTCGCGACATCGAGGTCGGAATCCAGCGCGACCCGGCCCGCGCGAAACGGCATCTCTGGCGAAACCCCACGCCAGGGAGAGGACCGCCATGTCCCAGCCGGAGCTCGACGCCACCACCATGCCGCAGCTCGCCGCGCTGATGTCTCTTGCGGTGATGGCGGATGCCGCGAGCGCGCCGCTCGAGGGGGGCGAGGATCCGGCTTTCGGCAGTGTCTTCTGGCGGACGCTCTTCTGTGCCGACCGCACCCCCACCAGGGGGATGGTTCTGGGCATTGCCGAGTTCGGCCCCATGGGCACGCTGCTGCCCCATCGCCACGGTCCGGCGGAGATCTATTTCGGTCTCTCCGGCGCCGGCATCGTGACCATCGACGGCATGCCGCATCCGCTCGGCCCCGAGACAGCGCTCTATATTCCCGAGGATGCCGAGCACGGCACGGTTGCCGGGCCGGAGGGGCTGCGCTTTCTCTATATCTTCCCGCGCGACCGTTTTGCGGATGTGGAATACCGGTTTTCGCAAGCCTGACGCAGCACTCTGCGCGCTGACGCACAGACTATCGGCTCGCCTCCGGGTAAATTCGGGCGTAAAGCACAGAACATGACTCGTATTGTGCCTCTCGCCGCTGCGGGAACCCTGCCGATCTGGCGGCGCCCCGTGACCCTGCTGTTCCTCATGGCCATTGCCATGCCGCTGAGCTTTGCCACATGGTCGGCGCTGCTGAATAATTTCGTCATCGA
The window above is part of the Salipiger abyssi genome. Proteins encoded here:
- a CDS encoding cupin domain-containing protein, coding for MSQPELDATTMPQLAALMSLAVMADAASAPLEGGEDPAFGSVFWRTLFCADRTPTRGMVLGIAEFGPMGTLLPHRHGPAEIYFGLSGAGIVTIDGMPHPLGPETALYIPEDAEHGTVAGPEGLRFLYIFPRDRFADVEYRFSQA